A single window of Haloferax marinisediminis DNA harbors:
- a CDS encoding CPBP family intramembrane glutamic endopeptidase, whose product MAPVSDWIQRHRIAAFFLLTYAISWGIEGAVKLAGMEPSWTTWFFEGFLSPLSPGVAAAIVLTVSGESVREWLRDILKFRVHPKWYVLAIAIPFVITYASGIASWALGGPVDWSSFEFDPISIVIGIVLGTLLGGGQEELGWRGFAQPELQERYGAFRAAVVIGVLWGGWHLPQFVFPGGMRADWPLALTASYFVGIVAFSILLAWIYNGSGGSAFLAMLMHGTDNSTQGRVPLDLDIALTGNVINWDSLVSMYVSHALITWAIVAIVVAVVGIQLSAGRSGINSAAGQVED is encoded by the coding sequence ATGGCCCCCGTTTCCGACTGGATTCAGCGACATCGCATCGCCGCGTTCTTCCTCCTCACGTACGCCATCTCGTGGGGCATCGAAGGTGCCGTGAAACTCGCGGGCATGGAACCCTCGTGGACGACGTGGTTCTTCGAGGGGTTCTTGAGTCCCTTGTCACCCGGCGTCGCCGCCGCGATCGTCCTCACTGTGAGTGGTGAGTCGGTCCGCGAGTGGTTGCGTGACATCCTCAAATTCCGCGTCCACCCCAAGTGGTACGTCCTCGCAATAGCCATCCCGTTCGTCATCACCTACGCATCGGGAATCGCCTCGTGGGCACTCGGTGGTCCTGTCGACTGGAGTTCCTTCGAGTTCGACCCCATCTCTATCGTCATCGGCATCGTCCTCGGAACGCTCCTCGGTGGCGGTCAAGAGGAACTTGGGTGGCGTGGGTTCGCCCAGCCCGAGTTGCAGGAACGCTACGGTGCGTTCCGGGCGGCCGTCGTCATCGGGGTGCTGTGGGGTGGATGGCACCTTCCACAGTTCGTCTTCCCCGGCGGGATGCGTGCTGACTGGCCGCTGGCGCTGACAGCCTCGTACTTCGTCGGAATCGTGGCGTTCTCGATTCTTCTCGCGTGGATCTACAACGGGTCGGGTGGGAGTGCCTTTCTCGCGATGCTCATGCACGGGACGGACAACTCGACGCAGGGCAGGGTTCCACTCGACCTCGACATCGCCCTCACTGGGAACGTCATCAACTGGGACTCACTCGTGTCGATGTACGTCTCGCACGCACTCATCACGTGGGCCATCGTCGCCATCGTCGTCGCGGTCGTCGGAATCCAGTTGTCTGCTGGACGGAGTGGGATTAACAGCGCTGCCGGCCAGGTGGAGGACTGA